One segment of Marvinbryantia formatexigens DSM 14469 DNA contains the following:
- a CDS encoding glycoside hydrolase family 43 protein — MKAENPILRGFHPDPSIIRVGEDYYMANSTFEWWPGVRLHHSRDLVHWEMIEYPLNRVSQLDLKGVGASQGIWAPCLTYDKGIFYLVYTVVKSFYCNMYDTANYLVTAENIHGPWSEPTALNNFGFDPSLFHDDDGKKYMVSMVTDHRIPKKYKGRIILQEYDAKAKNMYGPVRYIYTGDRIYLEGPHIVKRDGWYYLFCADTGTGEAHGQSILRAKNIWGPYEWNENNSILTTRDTPDFPLQKAGHCDLVETPEGEWYAVHLCGRPLENRNAKDAPRFSGERRYPLGRETAIQKMEWTSDGWLRLANGTKLPDEKIEVTGLEPYVFGEKTCRDDFKEETLDLEYQSLRIPMDERFLSLKERPGYLRMYGREGLSSKFDQSLIARRWTEFQFEADTKLEFEPNVFKQMAGLICMYDTDNYFYLHVTCDEDLGKCISILKAENKTYTYPVGFVPIKEGKPVYLKVSVDHDKLQFYYGLGEEVYEQIGPVFDASILSDEACLEGWFTGAMVGICCQDLTGSGAYADFDWFTYQEKGE, encoded by the coding sequence ATGAAAGCAGAGAATCCAATTTTACGAGGCTTCCATCCGGATCCCTCCATCATACGGGTTGGAGAAGATTATTATATGGCGAACTCAACGTTTGAATGGTGGCCGGGCGTCCGGCTCCATCATTCCAGAGATCTGGTACACTGGGAAATGATCGAGTATCCGCTGAATCGGGTATCGCAGTTAGATCTGAAAGGGGTGGGGGCATCTCAGGGGATCTGGGCCCCATGCCTGACTTATGATAAGGGAATCTTTTATCTGGTTTATACCGTGGTGAAGTCTTTTTATTGTAATATGTATGATACCGCCAATTATCTGGTGACGGCTGAGAATATCCACGGACCGTGGTCCGAGCCGACTGCGTTAAATAATTTCGGATTTGATCCGTCGCTGTTCCATGACGATGACGGAAAAAAATATATGGTCAGTATGGTGACAGACCACCGTATCCCGAAAAAATATAAGGGCAGGATTATTTTGCAGGAGTATGACGCGAAAGCAAAGAATATGTACGGTCCGGTTCGGTATATCTATACCGGCGACCGGATTTATCTGGAAGGCCCGCATATTGTGAAACGAGATGGTTGGTATTATCTGTTCTGTGCAGATACAGGAACGGGAGAGGCACACGGACAATCTATTCTTCGCGCGAAAAATATCTGGGGACCGTATGAATGGAATGAGAATAACTCGATCCTCACAACCCGGGATACACCGGATTTCCCATTACAGAAAGCGGGGCATTGTGATCTGGTGGAAACACCGGAAGGAGAATGGTATGCCGTGCATCTGTGCGGGCGTCCGCTGGAAAACAGGAATGCCAAAGACGCTCCCAGATTTTCGGGAGAGCGCAGATATCCGCTGGGAAGGGAGACTGCTATTCAGAAAATGGAATGGACGAGCGACGGCTGGCTACGTCTGGCGAATGGAACAAAGCTTCCGGATGAGAAAATAGAAGTCACTGGTCTGGAACCGTATGTGTTTGGGGAAAAAACATGTAGAGACGATTTTAAAGAAGAAACACTGGATCTGGAATATCAGTCTTTGCGTATCCCAATGGACGAAAGGTTTCTTTCCCTGAAAGAACGGCCTGGATATCTGCGCATGTACGGACGGGAAGGACTGTCTTCGAAGTTTGATCAGAGCCTGATTGCCAGACGGTGGACGGAATTTCAGTTTGAAGCGGATACAAAACTGGAATTTGAACCAAATGTATTTAAACAGATGGCGGGACTGATCTGCATGTACGATACGGATAATTATTTTTACCTGCACGTTACCTGTGATGAAGATTTGGGAAAATGCATCAGTATCCTGAAAGCAGAAAACAAAACCTACACATATCCGGTTGGATTTGTTCCGATCAAAGAAGGAAAACCGGTGTATTTGAAAGTATCCGTGGATCACGATAAATTACAGTTCTATTATGGACTGGGAGAAGAAGTATACGAACAGATCGGACCGGTATTTGATGCAAGCATCTTATCGGATGAAGCGTGCCTGGAGGGCTGGTTTACCGGGGCAATGGTAGGGATTTGCTGTCAGGATCTGACGGGCAGCGGAGCTTAC